The following nucleotide sequence is from Nitrospira sp..
CCGTCCGCCTTTGCGCCGAAGCGCTCCAGAAACAGGTCGTGCATCATGTGGTCCGTATAAGCCGGCGGCTGATGACAGACGGCGCAACGCGCCTTGCCGAAGAAAAGATCCTCTCCGGCGATTTCCTGTTTGTCGGCGCGGGACCGATCCAGTCGTCCCGTCATCGGGTCCAATTTGGGTGCCGGCGGGAAGTCGATCATGTTTTGTATCTGCGCCATGTGCGTCACTTGAAGACGATCGATGATGTTCATGCCCTTCTTGGCCGCGCGGATATGGTCGCCGTTAAAGTAGGCCGTGCGTTGCTCGAACTCCGTGAAATCTTCCACGGACCGCAGGCTCCGCTTCGACCCATGAATCTGCTGGTTGAACAGGCCCCTCAGACTCACCGTGTCGAGGCGCAACCGATCACGTTGCGGCCGCGTGTCCGGATTCAGATGAAACTGCCCGGTCGTATGGAAATTGACATGACAATCCAGGCAAGCCACGCCCAGGCTCGGTTTCGCCGACTTACGGTCCGGCGTCAAGTTGAACTCTTCCTGCGGGAACTGCGTCACCAGCATCCGCAACCCATCCAACTGCACCGGCGTAACCAATCCACGGAACAGCCGGTCGAAATTTTCCGCGCTCAGGACTTCGCCTTGTGAGACATCGCCCAATTCGGGATGCGTGGTGAGGAAAATGGGAGGCGGGAATTCCGGCAGGAAACACTCCGGCAGATCGAAGTCCACGTCAAATCGTTCGAGACGAGGAAACTGCTCGATCTGTTGCTTGGGAAACACCATGCCCCCCACCTCATGCTTCACATGGGGCAATCGCGTGAATCCTTGAGGAAAGGCCTGCTGTGTGCGAATTTCTTCTGCGTTCATCTGCGCCAACTTTTCCCACGTCAAACCATCCTTCAACAGTACGGTTGGCCCGATGGGTTGTGGTTTGCCTTTGGTCATCGTCACGGATGAATTGCCTTTGCAATCCAACTTGTATCGCTCTTTGAGCAGCGCAGCCTGCTTGGCCATCACTCCCGGCTTGTCCTTTACGTCTTTGGCCTTCGCTTCCTCTGCCAACTGGGTGGCCGATTGCCCCGGAGGACCGCCGAACAAGTCATACGAGAAGTCCACACCGTCAAATCCTTTTTTTTGGGTTTCTTCGATGGCAGCGCTACCCGTGCGCTCTTTGTCATGTCCCGGCTTGGCCTGCACCACTTGGTGCCCACCGCCGAATAAGAGGGCGGCTACGTACGCCCCGCCGATTCCACTGAGCAGGATCCATACCTGTCTGGGTCTGTTCACGGAGCACCTCGCTGTGAATCATTACATGGGGAAGCGTCTCGACCTCTTCCCTGTAGGGGTACGCTACAGAGTTGACAAAAGGCTGCCCACTAGGCATATCCCTGGCAAATTCATTCACGGGAGGCAGTCACATGACCGAGTTCAGCGATCGGGATCTAACAGAGCGCACGGTGCAGTATCCCAGCGAGGGGGTGACGGTGAAGGCCTATGTCGTGATGCCTCGCTCGGAGACGCCGCGAGCCGCGACCGGCAATCATCGTCATACAGGAATGGTGGGGGTTGAGCGAGCAGATCAAGGCTGTGGCTCGGCGCTATGCGCGTGAAGGGTATGTCGCCGTCGCCCCCGACCTCTATTCCCGCCTGGGGCACAAGCTGACAGCGGATCCCAACGAAGCCAGCAAGCTGATGAACCTGTTGAAGCAAGAGGACGGTTTAAAAGATTTGAACGCCACCGTCGCGTACCTGAAGACCATGCCGGAAGTGGAGGCGACCCGCATCGGCGTCACCGGCTTCTGCATGGGCGGGTCCTATGCGCTGATGCTGCCCTGTGTGAATCCCTCGATCAAAGCGGCGGTCCCCTTTTACGGATGGATCCCCGACCCGGATACCCCGTTGCAAAGGCTGGCCTGTCCCGTCCTCTATTTTTACGGCGAGAACGATGCCTTCATTCCCAAATCGGAGCCCCACCGGTTGACCCAAGCCCTGAAGAAATACAACAAGCCTGGCGAGGTGAAAACCTATCCTGGTGCCGGACATGCGTTTTTCAGGGATGGCGACCCCAGCACCTACAGACCGGCGGAGGCGCAGGATGCGTGGAACCGGACGCTGGTGTTCCTCCGGCAGCATCTCTCATAGGTGGAGCGAGGCTCCCACGGAGAAAAACGGAACCCCGGCTATCGAGTGCGACAGCCGTTAGAACGAGAGGGCGGCCCGCTCGTCTTGATCCTTCATCGCCGCCGCAAAACGTTTCATGCGTTCGACCAACGCCTTTTCTTCCGGGTCCAGCTTGTCTTCGCTCTTGAGGGGGAGCAGGACCGCATAGGGGACCGATTTGACCACAGCGGCAAAAATCTTGTGCGCCGCGTCGGCGCTGATCCCGCCTTCCTTCGTTTCCAACATTTCCAGGAAACGGTTCATTCCCTTTCGTTTCCCGTTGTACTCTCCCTTCACGGCCGCCTCACTGACCGTCTCCAATTGCTTGAAGTAGGGCTCAAAGTTCCCGCTCTTAGACAGGTTTTTTTGTTCCATCACAACCAACGCGATTTTGTCGATCCAAGGCGGCGCGACCCAGGCGCTCACGTCGAGGGGGGCAAGACAAAGAGCCGTCAATGCCGGGATGAGCATCATCAACGCCACATGTTTGAGGGGTTGTGTCATGATGAACTCCTTTCAGTTTGAAGGTTTGCCGCGCCGGTTGACTGCTGTCTGGTGGCACTCATGCAGGAGCAACAGGGGTGCCAGCGGAAGACTGCGCCGGAATCCATAAAAAAGTCCTCCGTGTCGGAGAAGAAAGCCGAATGTTGCATTGAATCGCACCGAGTGCTGTGTGCGGGACCGCTCGGTTCTACCTAGGTAGACTGCACGGAATCGCTGGTCTGATGCTCAACCGGCAGGTGACCGGACGGCCGTGATGATTTCTCACGGTCAGCGGCATTCGGCGCTTGGGGAATCGGGGCAGGCGTGGACGGCACCGACGATCTCGCAGCACTATCAGGATGAACCCAGGCTAATGGGGCCCTCCAACGGCATCGTTTGCGCGGCATGGTCCCAGAATCGTCATCAGCACCACGGCGCGGCGCGCCTCGCGAAGGGTCAGCGGTCGAAAGCTGCGTGACGGCGCCGTCGGCACAGAGAGTACCGGCGCATGCCGTAGGCCTTGCGGAACTGGCGTCGCCTTCTCGACAGGGATGATCCGCCGCCGAACCTCCACGGTCGGACTCCTCGTCTCAGGCCGCTCGCGCTCTTGTTCCTGCAGCATGCGTCTCAGCACGGGCACCACGAAGTTGATCAGCAGCACCAGCAGGACCAGCAATGCGATTAGAGCCTGTTCGATGGTCATGGCCGTTCCTCCCTCTTCGGACCAGCTGACGGCGGCTCCTCAGTCCCGGCGATCGCCTCCCGCATCGTCGTATCCGCCTGCACGTTCTTCATCCGGTAGTAGTCCATGATGCCCAGGTTCCCTTGCCGGAACGCCTCGGCCATGGCCTTCGGTACCTCCGCTTCGGCCTCCACCACCCTGGCACGCATCTCCTGCTCCAGCGCCACGGCCATGGCGCGGCGCTGCTCCGCTCTGGCTTGCGCAATCTGCTTGTCGGCGTTGGCCTGATCGATCTGGAGTTTCGCCCCGATGTTCTCGCCGACGTCCACGTCTGCGATATCGATCGACAAGATTTCGAACGCGGTACCCGCGTCGAGGCCTTTGCTGAGCACGTGCTTGGAAATGTGATCAGGGTTTTCCAGCACATCTTTGTGCGTCACGGCCGAGCCGATTGTGCTCACGATGCCTTCCCCCACCCGCGCGAGCACGGTTTCTTCGCCCGCCCCACCGACGAGCCGATCGAGATTCGTGCGCACGGTCACCCGGCAGATCGCATGGAGCTGAATGCCGTCCTTGGCCACCGCCGCAATGCGCGGCGTTTCAATCACCTTGGGGAGCACCGACATCTTCACCGCCCCGAGCACGTCGCGCCCCGCCAAATCGATCGCGGCCGCACGCTTGAAGGGCATCGGAATGTTCGCCTTGTCGGCGGAGATCATCGCATTGACGACGTTCACGACGTTGCCGCCGGCCAGGTAGTGGGCTTCCAAGTCGTTTAATGGAATGTTCAGCCCGGCCTTCACGGCGCTGATCTGCGCGGTGACGACGGTGCCGGGCGGGACGCGCCGCAGTCGCATGCCGATCAGGGTCAGGAGCCCGACGTAGGCGCCGGAGGCCCACGCAGCCACCCACAGGCGGAGCGGAATCAGATACAGCAACAGGGCGCTCCCGGCAAACACGAGGATCAGGGTTGCCAGGATTCCCACGAGACCGGTTTCCACTCCGTTCATGACTCGCTCCTTTCGCGGTCCTGCTCAATGCGCCGGACGACGATGCGGTTGCCCTCCACCCGCAGCACCTCGATCGGGTCTCCGGGTTCGATGTATTCGCCGTCGGCGACCACATCCACGCGTTCGTGGTCGAAATGGGCGATTCCGGCTGGTCGCAACGTCGAGGCGGCCACTCCCCGTTTCCCGAGCCAACGCCGGTCCGCTTCGGGCGCAGAGGCATATCCCGCTTCAGCCTGCAGCCCGGTCTCCAGCACCAGCCTTCGGCCGAACGGCAGGCGCGGCACGGCTCGCAGCAGAGCGAGCGCCGCCACAATGGCCAGGAGCAGGGCCCCCAACACCTGCCCGAGCGCAGCCAGCACGACCTCCCACGTCGCACCGGTTCCTACCAAGCTCAATCCCAGCCCTCCGAGCAGGGCAGCAATCCCGAGGGCCCCGAGGATCCCGAACCCGGGTGTGACAAACATCTCGATTGCCAGGAGCAGGAGCCCCCCGGCGATCAGCAACAGTTCTTCCCAGCCCGCAAGCTGAACCAGCCAGTGCCCCCACAGAAACAGCGCCAGACAGACCACGCCGAAACCGCCGGGCACGCCAAAGCCGGGCGTTTGGATCTCCACGATCAGTCCCAGCACGCCCAGCGCCATGAGGAGCGAACTCACGATCGGATGCGTCAGGACGCGCACGAGTGATTCGGCCCAGGTCTCCGACATCCGACGGACTTCGACGTCCGGAAGATTCAAGGCCGTCAGCAGCGCATCCAGCGTCTCGGCGCGCACATCCGCCAGCTTGTGCTGCAACGCTTCGTCGGTCGTCAGCGTCAGGAGTTTCCCTTTCTCGATCACGCCAGGGATCTCCACATCCGCATCCACCATCGCTTCCGCCAGCAACGGCGGGCGCTTGCGGCTCTCGGCCGTCGCGCGGAACTCTTTCCGCATGTACGAGACCGTCTTTTCCTCGACCGGTTGCGCCGGCCCGCCCGGCAGGCCGATCTGGACCGGCGTGGCCGCGCCGATCGTCCCGCCACCGGCCATGACAATCGTCTCGGCCGCCAGACAGATCAGCGCGCCGGCCGAAATCGCCCGCCGATTGACAAACGCGACGGTCTTGACCTTGGCCCGTAGCAGGGCGTCGCGGATCAGCACCGCCGCATCCACACGCCCGCCGAACGTATCGATGTCAAGAACGACCGCTGCCGCATGAGCCTGCGTCGCTTCCGTCAGCACTCGTTCGATAAAGGGGGCAAGCCCCAGATCGATGACGCCTTCGACCGGGATCACATAGACCACGGGCCGCGCGGTCTCGGCAGAAGATACCCCCGCGAGAAATAGAACGAGGAATACCAGGATGCCACCCGTGATTCCCAGGAGAGCTCTGTCTTCTCTCGCGATCATAAATAAGGCGTGGACGGCGAGTGAGCCGGATTATTCGGCACACACCTCGCTGAAGGAACGCCGATGGAGTTTATCGATCATGCGCTTGGTCGCGACTCGCAAGCGGTCAAAGGTGTTGCCACCGCTTGTCTTGCTCGAGTTTCCCGAACAAGTCGTTGAGGGCCGCGCGGACCGCTCGGTTGATTGGCTCCCGATCATCTTCCTGACCGCCCCGGCTCACCGCGCCGACCGCTTGCCCTGTGCCGACATAGTCGAGCAGGACCCTGCCGGAGTGAGGGTCCCGCAGCGCACCATCGACCTTCGCCACATAGATATGATTGAACGTAAAGGACGTGCTGGGGTCAACGTAGATGAATACCCGCAGCGTCATTGACAGATCGGCGGGCCCCTCCTTTACGACCTGCCGAAACGTGCGGCGCCCGAGAACGTACTCCCGGATGGCCTCTTCCCATTGAGGCTGTGCTCGCTCGGCAGAGGGAACCTTTGCGATGACATGGTTCTGCAGGCTGGGGTCCGCGATCATGGTCGCGCCAGATTGAACCAGATACGCTCCCACCTCGGCGAGCTGGACTCGCGCTGAATAGGGAACCGGCTGGTTCGTCGGCACGACGAGAATCGGCTCCAGCACGAGATGATTGCACCCACTCAGTGCCCACCCAACGACGAGGGTGAGAAGTCGGCATCCGAGGGGGCGACGCGTAGGCCCATGCGTTCGACACATGCGTTCCATCTTGCACCTCCGCGACAACAGATGTCTCTTCACGCCCGTTTCCGATCAGCGCGATAGCGATTCCTATCTCGGGTGATCGGGACCAGGACTGACAAGCAGTGGAACATTGAGCGTTTCGGGCACAATGATCATTTTCGCATTGGGGCTTTCATATAACTTGAACCGCAGATAGTCCGGAGTCAGCGTCTTGGTGATGATTTCCTGCGCTTGAGACTGTCCCGTGGCCCGAATCCTGAGGCTGTCGGCTTCGCCGTCCGCGCGGATCTTCAACGAATCGCCCTCACCTTTCGCTTGAATCCGCGCAATCTCGGCATTCCGCTGTGCGATGACCACCTCGAACTCCTTCTGTTCCTTCTCCTGCTCCTTCGCCTGCTTCTGTTCGATGGCCTTCAACACCATTTGGGAAAATTCCATTTCCGAGAGCGCCACGCTATAGACGTCCAGATGGCGCCCCTTCAGCGCTTCGACCACGACGGCCTCGATCTTGTTCCCGATTTCGCTGCTGCGTTCCGGGAGGGTGACCATCGTGTAGTTGGCCACGACGCCGCGCACGGCCGACAAAAATTGCGGGCGCACCAACTGCTTGTACCAGTCCGGCCCTACTTCCTGGGCCAGAAAATAGATTTCGTCCGCGATCGGGCGCATCGTGATCGCGGCGTACACCGTGACCGGCAGGTCGTCCGCAGTCAGTGCGTCTACCTTTTCCGTAAAACTCTGCCATCTCGCCTCGTACACGAGGACATCGTTCCACGGCGCCCGCCAGTAGAACCCATCCTTGAGCGATTCCTTCATCAGCCCGGCGGTGAGGGGACGCCAGCGCAGTCCCCGCTTCCCCGGATCAACTGCCCGGCCACAGCTCTGAAGAACCATCAGTAACGGGATCAGTAAGAGAAGTGCGCGAACTGGCAGAGAGTGTGTCATAACATCCTCCTGTCTGTATCGCGTGCGCAACGCTGAGGCTCTGAAGCTCAATGAGCTACTGGGCGCGTGGGCCGTTACCTGGTTCCGGCCACGGCCGCATGATCCTCGGCCACGCGATCGAGTTCCAGCGCGGTCTGTTCATAGTAACGTGCCAACAGCCGTGCCCCTGAAACCAAGTCCGAGTCAGGCCCGAAGAGCTCCTCGTAGCGAACGGCTGCGGTGGCTTGTGCAGCAGCTTTCTCGCGCATCGCGAAGGCCCGATGCCGGTAGTAGTCGGCAATAGCCCGCTGATCGTGCGACGGATCATACGACCCCATATCGATCGGTGCGTGTGAAGCGCAACCGACGATCTCCAGCAGGCACACCAGGAGCAGGCTCCGGGCCACCTGCCCCCGGACGCGTTTCCGGCGACAGTCTCGCGATGCCTTCAACGACGCGTCGCGGAATGTCACGATTTCGCCTCCCTCCCTAGCCCACTCGCCGGTTCCCACGCCTGGTCCTCCTCCACTGCTATGACGAGCCGTCTGAAGATATCGGGAGACG
It contains:
- the floA gene encoding flotillin-like protein FloA (flotillin-like protein involved in membrane lipid rafts) encodes the protein MNGVETGLVGILATLILVFAGSALLLYLIPLRLWVAAWASGAYVGLLTLIGMRLRRVPPGTVVTAQISAVKAGLNIPLNDLEAHYLAGGNVVNVVNAMISADKANIPMPFKRAAAIDLAGRDVLGAVKMSVLPKVIETPRIAAVAKDGIQLHAICRVTVRTNLDRLVGGAGEETVLARVGEGIVSTIGSAVTHKDVLENPDHISKHVLSKGLDAGTAFEILSIDIADVDVGENIGAKLQIDQANADKQIAQARAEQRRAMAVALEQEMRARVVEAEAEVPKAMAEAFRQGNLGIMDYYRMKNVQADTTMREAIAGTEEPPSAGPKREERP
- a CDS encoding cytochrome B6, which gives rise to MNRPRQVWILLSGIGGAYVAALLFGGGHQVVQAKPGHDKERTGSAAIEETQKKGFDGVDFSYDLFGGPPGQSATQLAEEAKAKDVKDKPGVMAKQAALLKERYKLDCKGNSSVTMTKGKPQPIGPTVLLKDGLTWEKLAQMNAEEIRTQQAFPQGFTRLPHVKHEVGGMVFPKQQIEQFPRLERFDVDFDLPECFLPEFPPPIFLTTHPELGDVSQGEVLSAENFDRLFRGLVTPVQLDGLRMLVTQFPQEEFNLTPDRKSAKPSLGVACLDCHVNFHTTGQFHLNPDTRPQRDRLRLDTVSLRGLFNQQIHGSKRSLRSVEDFTEFEQRTAYFNGDHIRAAKKGMNIIDRLQVTHMAQIQNMIDFPPAPKLDPMTGRLDRSRADKQEIAGEDLFFGKARCAVCHQPPAYTDHMMHDLFLERFGAKADGPIKTFVLRGIKDSPPYLHDGRLPTLEDTVEFFNVVGGLKLNAEEKAALAAFMRAL
- a CDS encoding nodulation protein NfeD codes for the protein MIAREDRALLGITGGILVFLVLFLAGVSSAETARPVVYVIPVEGVIDLGLAPFIERVLTEATQAHAAAVVLDIDTFGGRVDAAVLIRDALLRAKVKTVAFVNRRAISAGALICLAAETIVMAGGGTIGAATPVQIGLPGGPAQPVEEKTVSYMRKEFRATAESRKRPPLLAEAMVDADVEIPGVIEKGKLLTLTTDEALQHKLADVRAETLDALLTALNLPDVEVRRMSETWAESLVRVLTHPIVSSLLMALGVLGLIVEIQTPGFGVPGGFGVVCLALFLWGHWLVQLAGWEELLLIAGGLLLLAIEMFVTPGFGILGALGIAALLGGLGLSLVGTGATWEVVLAALGQVLGALLLAIVAALALLRAVPRLPFGRRLVLETGLQAEAGYASAPEADRRWLGKRGVAASTLRPAGIAHFDHERVDVVADGEYIEPGDPIEVLRVEGNRIVVRRIEQDRERSES
- a CDS encoding dienelactone hydrolase family protein — translated: MIVIQEWWGLSEQIKAVARRYAREGYVAVAPDLYSRLGHKLTADPNEASKLMNLLKQEDGLKDLNATVAYLKTMPEVEATRIGVTGFCMGGSYALMLPCVNPSIKAAVPFYGWIPDPDTPLQRLACPVLYFYGENDAFIPKSEPHRLTQALKKYNKPGEVKTYPGAGHAFFRDGDPSTYRPAEAQDAWNRTLVFLRQHLS
- a CDS encoding prohibitin family protein, coding for MTHSLPVRALLLLIPLLMVLQSCGRAVDPGKRGLRWRPLTAGLMKESLKDGFYWRAPWNDVLVYEARWQSFTEKVDALTADDLPVTVYAAITMRPIADEIYFLAQEVGPDWYKQLVRPQFLSAVRGVVANYTMVTLPERSSEIGNKIEAVVVEALKGRHLDVYSVALSEMEFSQMVLKAIEQKQAKEQEKEQKEFEVVIAQRNAEIARIQAKGEGDSLKIRADGEADSLRIRATGQSQAQEIITKTLTPDYLRFKLYESPNAKMIIVPETLNVPLLVSPGPDHPR